The following proteins are co-located in the Corynebacterium kalinowskii genome:
- a CDS encoding BCCT family transporter: MTPSESKVNIVESTEPEQVDGSATALLAEMIDRDEAYDESVLDPDIDYAFEDESAGINWPVTVSAALFAVLAIVWGLAFPDDLASFASTGLSFVVTNFGWAFVLFGTVFVAFTIAIALSKFGRIKLGRDDEEPEFSTPSWIAMMFAAGMGIGLMFFGTAEPLTFYRAGVPGHQEREVGTAFATTLFHWTLHPWALYAIVGLALAYATFRMGNKQLLSSAFIPLIGKHRAEGVLGKLIDVLAIIATLFGTACSLGIGATQISAGLSASGVIESPSQRTVVMIVLVLTLAFLISAMSGVGRGIQLLSNTNMVLAALLAIFVFAFGPTVSILNLIPGSIGNYLSSFFEMAARTAESADGTAGEWLSGWTIFYWVWWMSWSPFVGTFIARISRGRTIREFIVGVMLIPSAVTVVWFAIFGGTAVTFERQGRSIWGEGDSKRMLFDMLHQLPGGQIAGFLAMILLAVFFITSADSASTVMGSMSQNGRLEAKPWITGLWGVLTAVIGLTMLLAGGEDSLANLQSVTIIVASPFLIILVALMFAIVKGLSEDPLYLEGKEHAKFQRRLAREHRIHKEMLRRQRRRREKTGQQRRR, translated from the coding sequence ATGACGCCGTCTGAATCGAAAGTAAACATCGTGGAATCGACGGAGCCAGAACAAGTTGACGGCTCCGCGACTGCCCTCCTGGCTGAGATGATCGACCGGGACGAGGCATACGACGAATCTGTCCTCGACCCCGACATCGACTACGCCTTCGAAGACGAGTCAGCTGGAATCAACTGGCCTGTGACTGTCTCCGCCGCACTCTTCGCGGTCCTCGCTATCGTGTGGGGTCTAGCTTTCCCGGATGACCTCGCCAGTTTTGCCTCTACTGGGCTGAGCTTTGTGGTCACCAATTTCGGCTGGGCCTTCGTCCTTTTCGGTACCGTGTTCGTGGCATTTACTATCGCGATCGCCCTGTCCAAATTCGGCAGGATCAAACTCGGGCGCGACGATGAAGAGCCCGAATTTTCTACGCCCTCCTGGATCGCCATGATGTTTGCCGCCGGCATGGGCATTGGCCTCATGTTCTTCGGCACTGCCGAGCCGTTGACTTTCTACCGCGCTGGAGTTCCGGGGCACCAGGAGCGCGAGGTAGGAACGGCGTTTGCCACCACCTTGTTCCACTGGACGCTGCATCCATGGGCGCTTTACGCCATCGTCGGGCTGGCGTTGGCATACGCCACCTTCCGCATGGGAAATAAGCAACTGCTGAGCTCGGCATTCATTCCGCTTATCGGCAAGCACCGCGCCGAAGGTGTTCTGGGCAAGCTTATCGACGTCCTCGCCATCATCGCCACGCTGTTCGGCACCGCCTGTTCCTTGGGAATTGGCGCCACGCAGATCAGCGCTGGCCTGTCCGCAAGTGGTGTGATCGAATCTCCGAGTCAGCGCACAGTGGTCATGATCGTCTTGGTGCTAACGCTCGCCTTCCTTATCTCGGCCATGTCCGGCGTCGGTCGGGGCATCCAGCTGCTGTCAAACACGAATATGGTGCTTGCCGCGCTGCTCGCCATCTTCGTATTCGCGTTCGGGCCGACCGTTTCCATCCTCAACTTGATTCCGGGCAGCATCGGAAACTACCTGAGCTCCTTCTTTGAGATGGCCGCTCGTACCGCCGAATCTGCCGACGGTACTGCCGGTGAATGGCTCAGCGGGTGGACCATTTTCTACTGGGTGTGGTGGATGTCCTGGAGTCCATTCGTCGGTACGTTTATCGCTCGCATCTCCCGTGGGCGCACTATTCGCGAGTTCATCGTTGGCGTCATGCTGATTCCTTCCGCAGTTACCGTTGTCTGGTTTGCCATTTTCGGTGGCACCGCGGTCACCTTCGAACGACAGGGCCGTTCCATCTGGGGTGAAGGCGACTCCAAGCGCATGCTCTTTGACATGCTTCACCAACTGCCAGGTGGCCAGATCGCCGGATTCTTGGCCATGATCCTGCTCGCCGTCTTCTTCATTACCTCTGCAGACTCGGCTTCCACGGTGATGGGCTCGATGAGCCAGAACGGCCGCCTCGAAGCTAAACCGTGGATTACGGGATTGTGGGGCGTGCTCACCGCCGTTATCGGCCTGACCATGCTGCTCGCTGGGGGAGAGGACTCCCTGGCAAACCTGCAAAGCGTCACCATCATCGTGGCTAGCCCGTTCCTCATCATCCTGGTGGCCCTTATGTTCGCCATCGTCAAGGGGCTGTCCGAAGATCCGCTCTACTTGGAAGGAAAAGAGCACGCCAAGTTCCAGCGCCGACTCGCACGCGAGCACCGGATCCACAAGGAAATGCTGCGACGTCAGCGGCGACGCCGGGAGAAGACTGGGCAGCAGCGGCGTCGATAA
- the metG gene encoding methionine--tRNA ligase translates to MTKSVLVAVAWPYANGPRHIGHVAGFGVPSDVFARFQRMRGADVLMISGTDEHGTPLLVQAEKEGVTVQELADRYNRQIVEDLAGLGLTYDLFTRTTTRNHYAVVQELFRGLHDNGYMVKQTTMGAISPSTGRTLPDRYIEGTCPICGAGGARGDQCDNCGNQLDPADLIDPISKINGETPKFIETEHFLLDLPAIADSLAEWLKAREDWRPNVLKFSLNLLEDIRPRAMTRDIDWGVPIPLEGWQDNNAKKLYVWFDAVVGYLSASIEWAYRSGNPEAWREWWTAETAESFYFMGKDNITFHSQIWPAELLGYRGLGSRAGEAGELGELQLPTEVVSSEYLTMSGSKFSSSKGVVIYVKDFLKEFGPDPLRYFIAVAGPENNDTDFTWDEFVRRVNNELANGWGNLVNRTVSMAHKNFGEVPTPGELTEADEKILKLATDAFDVVGDALEHNRFKAGITHAMHVVGEANAYIAEMEPWKLAKDESQRERLATVLHTALQVVSDCNTLLTPYLPHIAQAVHETLGREGVWAATPSIVDVQDDMPVSPVGANLPAEGRTYPVIMGHYSAQQAVWERVPVVPGTPLEKPKPLIAKLEPELGQTGPEWAPVQPQA, encoded by the coding sequence ATGACAAAGTCTGTGCTCGTAGCTGTTGCCTGGCCGTATGCCAACGGACCCCGCCACATCGGACATGTGGCGGGTTTCGGCGTTCCATCTGACGTTTTTGCGCGCTTCCAACGAATGCGTGGCGCGGATGTGTTGATGATCTCGGGCACCGACGAGCATGGCACTCCGCTGCTGGTACAGGCTGAAAAAGAAGGTGTCACTGTTCAGGAGCTGGCCGATCGGTACAACCGCCAGATCGTGGAAGACTTGGCTGGCCTGGGCCTGACCTACGATCTGTTTACCCGCACCACCACACGCAACCACTACGCCGTGGTGCAGGAGCTGTTCCGAGGCTTGCATGACAACGGCTACATGGTTAAGCAGACCACCATGGGCGCCATCAGCCCATCCACTGGCCGCACCCTGCCGGACCGCTACATCGAAGGCACTTGTCCGATCTGTGGTGCTGGCGGAGCCCGTGGCGACCAGTGTGATAACTGTGGCAATCAGCTCGATCCGGCCGACCTCATTGATCCAATTTCCAAAATCAATGGCGAAACCCCGAAGTTCATCGAAACCGAGCACTTCCTGCTGGATTTGCCGGCGATTGCCGACTCCCTAGCTGAATGGCTCAAGGCGCGCGAGGACTGGCGTCCAAACGTACTCAAGTTCTCTCTTAACCTGCTTGAGGATATTCGTCCACGCGCCATGACCCGCGACATTGACTGGGGTGTGCCGATTCCGCTGGAGGGCTGGCAGGACAACAACGCCAAGAAGCTCTACGTGTGGTTCGATGCCGTGGTCGGTTACCTGTCTGCCTCCATCGAGTGGGCCTACCGATCTGGGAACCCGGAAGCGTGGCGCGAGTGGTGGACTGCCGAAACCGCGGAATCCTTCTACTTCATGGGTAAGGACAACATCACCTTCCACTCCCAGATTTGGCCTGCGGAATTGCTGGGCTACCGTGGGTTGGGCTCCCGCGCTGGTGAAGCTGGCGAACTCGGTGAGCTGCAGCTGCCAACAGAGGTGGTCTCCTCCGAGTACCTGACCATGTCGGGCTCCAAGTTCTCTTCCTCCAAGGGCGTCGTTATTTACGTCAAGGACTTCCTCAAAGAGTTCGGCCCAGATCCGCTGCGCTACTTCATCGCTGTCGCCGGCCCAGAAAACAATGACACCGACTTCACTTGGGACGAGTTCGTCCGTCGCGTGAACAACGAGCTAGCTAACGGCTGGGGCAACTTGGTCAACCGCACTGTCTCCATGGCGCACAAGAACTTCGGCGAAGTACCAACCCCGGGCGAGCTGACCGAAGCAGACGAGAAGATCCTCAAGTTGGCCACCGACGCCTTTGATGTGGTCGGCGATGCTCTGGAGCACAATAGGTTCAAAGCCGGTATCACCCACGCCATGCACGTTGTGGGCGAGGCGAACGCCTACATCGCCGAGATGGAGCCGTGGAAGTTGGCAAAGGACGAATCCCAGCGCGAGCGCCTGGCCACTGTCCTGCACACCGCGCTGCAAGTCGTTTCCGACTGCAACACGCTCCTTACCCCGTACCTGCCACACATCGCACAGGCGGTGCACGAGACTCTCGGGCGCGAGGGCGTGTGGGCGGCAACCCCGTCTATCGTGGATGTCCAGGACGACATGCCAGTGTCCCCAGTGGGCGCGAATCTTCCTGCCGAAGGGCGCACGTACCCGGTGATCATGGGCCACTACTCGGCGCAGCAGGCCGTGTGGGAGCGTGTCCCAGTTGTCCCCGGAACCCCGTTGGAAAAGCCGAAGCCACTCATTGCCAAGCTGGAACCAGAACTTGGCCAAACGGGGCCTGAATGGGCTCCGGTTCAGCCTCAAGCGTAG
- a CDS encoding dolichyl-phosphate-mannose--protein mannosyltransferase — MKPVAHIVEETKPRVRTETLNIPEPTRFQWTGTDTVQMIVIMVLAFVSRFIKLGDATDNGTPVFDEKHYVPQAWDIVTSTDNPVTGGIESNPAYGLVVHPPLAKQLLAMGEMVFGYSPLGWRVMTALFSTITVLLIVAIARRLSHSPAVAAFAGILALSDGVILVAGRFGMLDIFLTGFVVAATYCFIRDHQQMRQRMYRAYIDGHVYVSKYGPRFGFRWWRFSAGVFLGLALSVKWSGLYYMAFYGVMTVLLDYLLRRQYKVAKPLLGTLLRDSLPAFASVVILPVALYAWSWRAWFAGETSVYRHAKENGTLTDEKWYYNLPDSVANWFYYHDSVLKFHASLTSSSGHSHPWDSKPWSWLVASRPVLYYSQTGESCEGMDNCRRMIYLFGAPAIWWLTVPVVLWALWRLIIHKDRRFFVPLVGFAASFVPWLIAYDRQMYFFYAIPLVPFTIVMLALTLGLIANSQATFRIPGIKEPLTLGKSIVIGYLALVIIGFFYFSPIYYGTLMTEEHYNSIMWLRSWR, encoded by the coding sequence ATGAAACCCGTGGCCCACATCGTTGAAGAAACCAAACCCAGAGTCCGCACGGAGACACTGAACATCCCAGAGCCGACCCGATTCCAATGGACCGGCACCGACACTGTTCAGATGATCGTCATCATGGTGTTGGCATTTGTCTCTCGCTTCATCAAACTCGGGGACGCCACCGACAATGGCACTCCGGTTTTCGACGAAAAGCACTACGTGCCACAGGCCTGGGACATTGTCACCTCCACTGACAACCCGGTGACCGGTGGCATCGAATCTAATCCGGCGTACGGCTTGGTGGTGCACCCACCTTTGGCGAAACAGCTTCTTGCCATGGGCGAAATGGTGTTTGGGTACAGCCCGCTGGGCTGGCGCGTAATGACTGCCCTTTTCTCTACGATCACCGTGCTGCTGATTGTGGCCATCGCGCGCCGACTCAGCCACTCCCCCGCCGTTGCCGCGTTCGCGGGCATCCTAGCGCTTTCCGACGGCGTCATCCTCGTCGCCGGTCGATTCGGCATGCTCGACATCTTCTTGACTGGGTTCGTGGTAGCTGCCACCTACTGCTTCATTCGCGATCACCAGCAAATGCGCCAGCGCATGTACCGGGCTTACATTGACGGCCACGTGTATGTCAGCAAGTACGGCCCCAGGTTTGGTTTCCGTTGGTGGCGGTTTTCCGCTGGCGTATTCCTCGGACTCGCGCTGTCCGTAAAGTGGTCGGGCCTGTACTACATGGCCTTCTATGGCGTCATGACCGTCCTGCTGGACTATCTCCTGCGACGCCAGTACAAAGTGGCCAAGCCCCTGCTCGGTACGCTCCTGCGCGACAGCCTGCCTGCATTTGCCAGCGTGGTCATCCTGCCTGTCGCTTTGTACGCCTGGTCCTGGCGCGCCTGGTTCGCCGGAGAAACCTCGGTCTACCGCCACGCCAAGGAAAACGGAACTCTGACCGATGAGAAGTGGTACTACAACCTTCCCGATTCGGTGGCCAACTGGTTTTACTACCACGACTCCGTACTGAAATTCCATGCCTCGCTCACTAGCTCCAGCGGACACTCCCACCCCTGGGATTCCAAGCCGTGGTCCTGGCTCGTCGCCTCTCGCCCGGTGCTCTACTACTCCCAAACTGGCGAAAGCTGCGAGGGCATGGATAACTGCCGTCGCATGATCTACCTCTTCGGTGCTCCGGCCATCTGGTGGCTGACCGTTCCCGTGGTGCTGTGGGCGTTATGGCGTCTGATCATCCACAAGGATCGTCGCTTCTTCGTGCCACTGGTCGGTTTCGCCGCCAGCTTCGTTCCATGGCTCATCGCCTATGACCGCCAAATGTACTTCTTCTACGCCATTCCACTCGTGCCATTTACCATCGTGATGCTCGCGCTCACGTTGGGTCTCATCGCGAACTCGCAAGCGACGTTCCGAATTCCGGGCATCAAAGAACCGCTAACCCTAGGAAAGTCCATCGTGATCGGCTACCTAGCCCTGGTAATTATCGGCTTCTTCTACTTCAGCCCGATCTATTACGGCACGCTCATGACCGAGGAGCACTACAACTCGATCATGTGGCTGCGCAGCTGGCGCTAG
- a CDS encoding resuscitation-promoting factor, whose protein sequence is MGQHQKSRINRLNSTHSMPLRLATGGMLATLLVGGVSAVAMKKDVVLDVNGEEIALTTFSGDVAGALEQAGVSIQARDLVAPSPSQTLADGERVTVRSAKQVAVVIDGQPTRVTSTALTVDELMQEVGGQNAASKLSAPTDQRIPLEGFTLDVVTPKILKVENAGRVTYTQLAAETVADVLDNEGIKVDGDDKVVPALDTRVTDDTAIQVTKVDIESVTATEDFTPKPTYIDDPELAKGEEKEDKPAVPGKRDVTKQIRKENGKVVSETVVKETEVAPATPATIKRGTKEKPATPSVASGSVWDALAQCEATGNWAINTGNGFSGGLQFTPSTWLAFGGGQYAPMAYLASREEQIAVAEKVQAAQGWGAWPACTSKMGLR, encoded by the coding sequence GTGGGTCAACACCAAAAGTCTCGAATTAACCGCCTTAACTCGACGCACTCTATGCCGTTGCGTCTGGCCACTGGCGGCATGCTCGCGACGCTCCTGGTGGGCGGCGTTTCCGCTGTTGCCATGAAGAAGGATGTCGTCTTGGACGTCAACGGTGAGGAAATTGCCCTCACCACCTTCTCCGGCGATGTCGCTGGCGCTCTTGAGCAGGCTGGCGTGAGCATCCAGGCGCGTGACCTCGTCGCGCCGAGCCCAAGCCAGACTCTTGCTGATGGCGAGCGTGTCACTGTTCGTTCCGCCAAGCAGGTGGCAGTGGTCATCGATGGCCAGCCAACCCGCGTGACTTCCACGGCACTGACCGTCGATGAGCTCATGCAGGAAGTTGGCGGACAAAATGCCGCTAGCAAGCTGTCCGCCCCGACTGATCAGCGGATTCCCCTCGAAGGTTTCACTCTCGATGTGGTGACGCCGAAGATCCTCAAGGTTGAAAACGCTGGCCGCGTCACCTACACGCAGCTGGCTGCTGAAACTGTTGCGGACGTACTGGACAATGAAGGCATCAAGGTTGACGGCGATGACAAGGTTGTCCCAGCCCTTGATACCCGCGTGACCGATGACACCGCCATTCAGGTAACCAAGGTGGACATTGAGTCTGTCACGGCTACCGAAGACTTCACCCCGAAGCCGACGTACATCGATGACCCTGAGCTCGCCAAGGGCGAGGAAAAGGAAGACAAGCCTGCCGTTCCGGGCAAGCGCGATGTAACCAAGCAGATTCGCAAGGAGAACGGCAAGGTCGTTTCCGAAACCGTCGTCAAGGAAACCGAGGTTGCCCCGGCAACCCCGGCCACCATCAAGCGTGGTACCAAGGAAAAGCCTGCTACCCCGTCTGTGGCAAGCGGTTCCGTATGGGATGCGCTCGCGCAGTGTGAGGCGACTGGCAACTGGGCCATCAACACCGGAAATGGTTTCTCTGGCGGTCTCCAGTTCACCCCGTCCACCTGGCTTGCTTTCGGTGGCGGACAGTACGCGCCGATGGCTTACCTGGCTTCCCGTGAAGAGCAGATCGCCGTTGCCGAGAAGGTTCAGGCTGCCCAGGGTTGGGGCGCATGGCCTGCATGTACCTCCAAGATGGGGTTGCGCTAA
- the rsmI gene encoding 16S rRNA (cytidine(1402)-2'-O)-methyltransferase, with amino-acid sequence MEALTDLPRGVIIAATPLGNPHDASPRLVHALENADVIAAEDTRRTRNLAAALGVEIRGQVVSNFDHNEQGRVTQLIEAAQSGSVLVVTDAGMPSVSDPGFPLVEAAHDAGVPVTCFPGPSAVPTALALSGLPVSRFAFDGFAPRKQGARRAWLEKLKTEERAVCFFESPHRIADTLADAAEVLGPERKAAVCRELTKTFEEVRRGTLPELAEWAAEGVRGEISVVIAGAEAREIDVDSLVEMALERVASGERVKAVAAELATQYGASKKEIYDAVIAHK; translated from the coding sequence ATGGAAGCACTTACCGACCTCCCCCGTGGCGTCATCATCGCTGCCACTCCGCTCGGCAACCCCCATGACGCTTCACCTCGCTTGGTGCACGCGCTCGAAAACGCGGATGTTATCGCCGCCGAGGACACTCGTCGCACTCGCAACCTCGCTGCGGCGCTCGGGGTCGAGATTAGGGGACAGGTGGTTTCCAACTTCGATCACAACGAGCAAGGCCGGGTCACGCAACTCATCGAAGCAGCTCAGAGCGGTAGCGTGCTCGTGGTGACCGACGCAGGCATGCCGTCCGTCTCGGATCCGGGTTTCCCACTCGTCGAAGCCGCCCACGATGCCGGGGTCCCCGTCACCTGTTTCCCTGGGCCCTCCGCTGTCCCGACGGCCTTGGCGTTGTCGGGGCTGCCGGTGAGCCGATTCGCCTTCGACGGCTTTGCTCCCCGCAAACAGGGTGCGCGCCGGGCGTGGCTGGAAAAGCTCAAAACTGAGGAGCGTGCGGTGTGCTTTTTCGAATCCCCGCACCGCATTGCGGACACGCTTGCCGACGCCGCTGAGGTGCTGGGACCTGAGCGGAAGGCAGCGGTGTGCCGGGAACTCACCAAAACCTTTGAAGAAGTGCGTCGCGGGACGCTGCCGGAGCTGGCGGAATGGGCTGCTGAAGGCGTGCGGGGTGAGATTAGCGTGGTGATTGCAGGAGCAGAAGCCCGAGAGATAGATGTGGATTCCTTGGTAGAGATGGCGCTGGAACGCGTCGCGTCCGGTGAGCGAGTCAAGGCGGTGGCGGCCGAATTGGCGACTCAGTACGGGGCATCCAAAAAGGAAATTTACGACGCAGTGATTGCACACAAATAG
- a CDS encoding cation-translocating P-type ATPase produces the protein MSTISQPQSVEINRLIANLGADLDSGLSLAEADDRLAQYGPNSLVSTPPVPVWRRFLAQFHDPLIYLLLGAIAISLGAWWFQGHQGWPIDAMVILFIVVANACIGFFQESRAIDAVAALRRMTRSQVTVRRGGQARLIAADDLVPGDILLLQEGDNVGADARLVEANALTIAEAALTGESTAVTKHPGRIEGEVPLGDRHNMVFRGTAVTQGTGVAVVTATGMDTEVGAVATMLSDTEQEETPLAKEIASVSRWLGVIVIVIAVLVMVTISLTSNIATMSDAVTVLFLGVSLAVAAVPEGLPAILSIVLSIGVQRMAARNAIVKDLHSVETLGSASVICSDKTGTLTTNEMTIQQVKTEGGTAHIAGVGYEPIGEVTCSTGQDINEVYDVLAGGALASNAELHREADDSWEIVGDPTEAAFFVAERKLADPIDRETRYERRGEVPFSSERKRMTTLSRDRETGEFVVVMKGAPDVVAKYCAQVDEAQVRADVAELSDQALRTIGIASRRLHPEHISEDLEDLERELIYEGTVGMIDPPRQEVREAIAQAQRAGIRVVMITGDHPATALRIAQDLGLVTAGGTALSGIELDKLTDAEFAEAVQDVNVFARVAPQHKLRIVDALQDAGHVVAMTGDGVNDAPALKSADIGVAMGITGTEVTKDAGAMILRDDNFATIIAAVRQGRDIFDNIKKFLRYLLSSNMGEVCTVFFGVIFAGALGLRGASTEDIVLPLLATQILWINLITDTGPALALGLDPETDDTMGRPPRATHERVINLGMWGIIFWVGAVMAISALLTMDFFLVGGFIPGSDNLEVARTAAFTTLVFSQLFNVFSSRSTTHSAFKDIASNQWLLGAVILGVVLQFMVVEVPFLQSAFGTASLDFEHWVVTIGFASLVLWAEESRKLIARIRNRV, from the coding sequence ATGAGCACCATTTCCCAGCCACAGTCAGTGGAGATCAATCGCCTGATTGCCAACTTAGGGGCGGATCTCGATAGCGGCTTAAGCTTGGCCGAGGCAGATGACCGTCTGGCTCAATACGGGCCAAACTCCCTAGTGTCGACGCCCCCGGTCCCGGTGTGGCGTCGATTTTTGGCCCAGTTTCATGATCCGCTGATCTACCTTCTGCTGGGAGCCATCGCCATCTCACTCGGAGCCTGGTGGTTCCAGGGGCACCAGGGCTGGCCTATCGACGCCATGGTCATCCTGTTCATCGTCGTCGCCAACGCCTGCATCGGCTTCTTCCAAGAGTCGCGCGCTATTGATGCCGTGGCAGCGCTGCGACGCATGACGAGGTCGCAAGTAACAGTCCGCCGAGGTGGACAAGCTCGACTTATCGCTGCCGATGACCTTGTTCCCGGAGACATTTTGCTCCTGCAAGAAGGTGACAACGTCGGAGCCGACGCTCGGCTCGTCGAGGCGAACGCGTTAACCATCGCGGAGGCAGCGCTAACTGGCGAATCCACAGCGGTAACGAAGCACCCCGGCCGAATCGAGGGCGAGGTCCCGCTCGGTGACCGACACAATATGGTGTTTCGAGGCACCGCGGTAACTCAGGGCACCGGTGTTGCTGTGGTCACAGCGACTGGAATGGATACCGAAGTCGGCGCCGTCGCGACCATGCTCAGCGATACGGAGCAGGAAGAGACCCCGCTAGCGAAAGAAATCGCGTCAGTGAGCCGTTGGCTTGGCGTCATCGTCATCGTGATCGCGGTTCTCGTGATGGTCACCATCAGTCTGACGAGCAATATTGCCACCATGTCCGATGCAGTCACGGTCCTGTTTCTCGGAGTTTCGCTCGCGGTCGCCGCGGTCCCTGAGGGGCTGCCTGCGATCTTGTCCATCGTCTTGTCTATTGGCGTCCAACGCATGGCTGCGCGCAATGCGATTGTCAAAGACCTGCATTCGGTGGAGACTCTGGGCTCCGCGTCAGTGATTTGTTCGGACAAAACGGGCACACTCACCACCAACGAGATGACCATCCAACAGGTCAAAACGGAAGGCGGAACCGCCCACATCGCCGGAGTCGGATACGAACCCATCGGTGAGGTGACGTGCTCAACTGGCCAAGACATCAACGAAGTCTATGACGTCCTTGCCGGCGGTGCCCTTGCCTCCAATGCTGAATTGCATCGCGAAGCCGACGACTCCTGGGAGATCGTCGGGGATCCCACTGAGGCAGCGTTTTTCGTGGCGGAACGAAAGCTCGCGGATCCGATCGACCGAGAAACTCGGTATGAGCGCAGGGGTGAGGTGCCGTTTTCTTCCGAACGAAAGCGGATGACCACTCTGAGCCGTGACCGTGAGACGGGTGAGTTCGTGGTGGTGATGAAGGGCGCGCCCGATGTCGTCGCAAAGTACTGCGCGCAGGTGGACGAGGCACAGGTGCGCGCGGATGTAGCGGAGCTGTCCGACCAAGCCTTGCGCACCATCGGCATCGCTTCTCGACGCCTCCACCCCGAGCACATCAGTGAAGATCTGGAAGATCTTGAACGCGAGCTGATCTATGAGGGCACTGTCGGCATGATCGACCCGCCTCGGCAGGAAGTACGGGAGGCTATCGCCCAGGCTCAGCGCGCCGGTATTCGCGTCGTGATGATCACGGGTGATCACCCCGCGACTGCGCTGCGGATTGCGCAGGATTTGGGGTTGGTGACGGCCGGTGGAACCGCCTTAAGCGGAATAGAGCTGGATAAGCTCACTGATGCAGAGTTTGCTGAAGCAGTTCAGGATGTCAATGTGTTCGCCCGCGTTGCCCCGCAACACAAGCTACGCATCGTTGACGCCCTCCAAGACGCGGGCCATGTGGTGGCGATGACTGGTGACGGCGTGAACGACGCGCCTGCGCTGAAATCCGCCGACATCGGCGTTGCGATGGGCATCACGGGAACTGAAGTAACTAAGGATGCAGGAGCGATGATCCTCAGGGATGACAATTTCGCCACCATCATCGCAGCGGTGCGCCAGGGGCGCGACATCTTCGACAACATCAAGAAGTTTCTCCGCTACTTGCTTTCTTCCAACATGGGCGAAGTGTGCACCGTCTTCTTTGGCGTGATATTTGCCGGAGCGTTGGGGCTGCGGGGTGCCTCGACAGAAGATATCGTGCTGCCGCTGTTGGCTACCCAGATTTTGTGGATCAACCTGATTACCGATACCGGGCCGGCACTCGCCCTCGGACTCGATCCGGAAACAGATGACACTATGGGGCGCCCACCGAGGGCAACCCATGAGCGTGTGATCAACCTCGGCATGTGGGGCATCATTTTTTGGGTGGGTGCCGTCATGGCCATATCCGCGCTGCTAACGATGGACTTCTTCCTGGTTGGGGGATTCATCCCGGGCTCGGACAACCTAGAGGTGGCTCGAACTGCGGCGTTCACCACCTTGGTTTTCAGTCAGCTGTTCAACGTATTTAGCTCTCGATCCACCACGCACTCGGCCTTTAAAGATATTGCGAGCAACCAATGGCTGCTCGGAGCTGTGATCCTCGGGGTTGTGCTGCAGTTCATGGTCGTGGAAGTTCCTTTCCTCCAGAGTGCCTTCGGAACGGCATCCCTGGATTTCGAGCATTGGGTCGTCACCATTGGATTTGCTTCTTTGGTGCTGTGGGCGGAGGAAAGTCGAAAGTTGATCGCTAGGATTAGAAACCGTGTCTAA
- a CDS encoding TatD family hydrolase — protein sequence MSKKKPRPIPEPAPFLPGLIDAHTHLASCGARTEEEIRAIVDRAVEAGVDRICTVGDGLAEAEAALAAAQLNERVYAACAIHPTRAQELDDAAKARLTEMAAEPRCVAIGETGLDTYWIGKSETCAPLDVQEEALRWHIDLAVSSGKALMIHNREADEGLMRVLADAPQPVETILHCFSSPLDVAREALDRGYVLSFAGNVTFKRNDELREAARIAPRGQFLIETDAPYMTAEPYRGSRNEPSFVGHAAYCLAEVRGEDPKELVEALNATFDRVYGLMP from the coding sequence GTGTCTAAGAAGAAGCCTCGTCCTATCCCTGAACCAGCTCCCTTCCTCCCCGGACTGATCGATGCCCACACACACCTTGCCTCGTGTGGAGCGCGCACAGAAGAGGAGATCCGAGCCATCGTCGACCGTGCCGTCGAGGCCGGAGTGGATCGGATTTGTACGGTGGGGGACGGGCTCGCAGAGGCGGAGGCTGCCCTCGCAGCAGCGCAGCTCAACGAGCGCGTGTACGCAGCCTGCGCGATACACCCGACTCGTGCGCAGGAGCTTGACGACGCTGCCAAAGCCCGACTGACTGAAATGGCCGCTGAACCCCGCTGCGTCGCCATCGGAGAAACTGGACTCGATACCTATTGGATTGGTAAGTCCGAGACCTGCGCTCCGCTGGACGTGCAGGAAGAGGCGCTGCGGTGGCACATTGACCTCGCTGTGTCTTCGGGAAAGGCATTGATGATCCACAATCGGGAAGCTGATGAGGGATTGATGCGGGTGCTTGCGGATGCGCCACAGCCGGTAGAGACGATTTTGCACTGCTTCTCTTCACCGCTCGATGTCGCGCGTGAGGCGCTGGATCGTGGTTACGTGCTGAGCTTTGCCGGCAATGTCACCTTCAAGCGCAATGATGAGCTCCGTGAAGCGGCACGCATTGCACCGCGGGGACAGTTCCTCATTGAAACGGATGCTCCATATATGACAGCGGAACCGTATCGGGGTTCGCGTAATGAACCTTCTTTTGTTGGACACGCTGCTTACTGCCTGGCGGAAGTTCGAGGCGAGGATCCTAAGGAACTGGTCGAAGCCCTTAATGCCACGTTTGACCGTGTCTATGGCCTTATGCCTTGA